In Limibacter armeniacum, a single window of DNA contains:
- the greA gene encoding transcription elongation factor GreA — MSNITYYTAEGLQKLKDELHRLKTQGRKEIANAIAEARDKGDLSENAEYDAAKDAQGHLEAEIAQLENLVANGRVIDQSKLDTDRVGILSRVKIKAPNGTVMEYQLVAAKEADLKKNKISVDSPIGKGLIGKRVGDKADIVTPRGKMIFEVLDVGL; from the coding sequence ATGTCAAATATCACATATTATACCGCAGAAGGGCTACAGAAGCTCAAGGATGAACTGCATAGGCTGAAAACACAAGGAAGAAAAGAGATTGCTAATGCGATTGCAGAAGCAAGAGATAAAGGTGACTTGAGTGAGAATGCTGAATACGATGCAGCAAAGGATGCACAAGGGCACTTGGAGGCAGAAATTGCACAACTTGAAAATCTGGTAGCTAACGGGAGGGTCATCGACCAGTCTAAACTAGATACAGATAGAGTAGGCATTCTTTCACGCGTGAAAATCAAAGCACCAAACGGTACCGTAATGGAATATCAGTTGGTGGCTGCCAAAGAAGCTGACCTTAAGAAAAATAAGATTTCTGTTGATTCACCAATTGGTAAAGGCCTAATTGGAAAAAGAGTTGGTGACAAAGCAGATATTGTTACACCTCGTGGTAAAATGATTTTTGAGGTACTCGATGTAGGCTTGTAA
- a CDS encoding HIT family protein: MATIFSKIIAGEIPSYKVYEDDKYLAFLDVFPLKKGHVLLVPKQEVDYMFDMEDEDLAGLYIVAKKLAAAIKKAYPCKKVGQAVIGLEVPHAHLHLVPLNDIGDLNFTSEKLKLAPEEMQEIADNIKQYL, encoded by the coding sequence ATGGCAACAATCTTTTCTAAAATTATCGCAGGCGAAATCCCTTCTTACAAAGTGTATGAAGATGATAAGTATTTGGCTTTTCTTGACGTATTCCCTTTGAAGAAAGGGCATGTGCTACTGGTACCTAAGCAAGAGGTAGATTACATGTTTGACATGGAGGATGAGGATTTGGCAGGCTTGTATATTGTTGCCAAGAAACTTGCTGCGGCTATCAAGAAAGCCTATCCGTGTAAAAAAGTAGGGCAGGCTGTAATTGGCTTGGAAGTTCCACATGCGCACTTGCACTTGGTTCCTTTGAACGATATCGGAGACCTGAACTTTACATCCGAAAAGCTGAAATTGGCTCCTGAGGAAATGCAGGAAATTGCTGATAATATCAAGCAGTATTTGTAA
- a CDS encoding NADH-quinone oxidoreductase subunit J family protein — translation MEQYIFYFFAAVTVLPAILILFTRNVLYCALMLLLSFLGVAALYALSGADFLSITQIVVYMGGILVLLLFGVMFTKTRENKGLYSGSSNFFGGIIASLTAFALLSYTIVQTVWQDVPWIADAANAGEIHNGSSIRIIGVNLMTDFILAFELIAVLLLVVLIGAAYVAGKDSKS, via the coding sequence ATGGAACAGTATATATTTTATTTTTTTGCGGCTGTAACCGTATTGCCTGCTATTCTGATTCTTTTTACCAGAAATGTCCTTTATTGTGCGTTGATGTTGCTACTCTCTTTTTTAGGAGTTGCTGCGTTATATGCCTTGTCAGGAGCTGACTTCCTTTCCATTACTCAAATTGTGGTTTATATGGGAGGGATCCTCGTATTGCTGCTCTTTGGGGTCATGTTTACTAAAACACGGGAAAATAAGGGGTTGTATTCAGGTAGCTCCAATTTTTTTGGTGGTATTATCGCCAGCTTGACAGCATTTGCATTACTGAGTTATACAATAGTTCAGACGGTTTGGCAGGATGTTCCTTGGATTGCAGATGCCGCTAATGCAGGCGAAATCCATAACGGTTCATCTATCAGAATCATTGGCGTGAACTTGATGACGGACTTTATTCTGGCCTTTGAGTTGATAGCCGTTTTGTTGCTTGTGGTTCTAATAGGAGCGGCATATGTAGCTGGGAAAGACTCAAAATCCTAG
- a CDS encoding arginine-tRNA-protein transferase, with product MSSRLIIEEFQNEKVTSEQMEMLLAAGWRHFGEKFYRYNISIYENRVCSVMPLRISMKDFQFSKSQRKILAKNKEFSVEIKDLEVDAEKVALFERHKRKFKENIPQSIYDFLSYKSPAYCPLLTKEVSVYDGRKLIACSFMDETVNTCSSIYGMFDLDYGKYSLGLLTMLLELEFAIANGKEYYYHGYCYNIPSFYDYKKKFNSLYYYDWHGQWLPFPKQ from the coding sequence ATGTCAAGTAGGTTAATAATTGAAGAGTTCCAGAATGAGAAAGTAACATCTGAACAGATGGAAATGCTTTTGGCCGCTGGATGGAGACATTTTGGGGAGAAGTTTTACCGATACAATATCAGCATTTACGAGAATAGGGTTTGCAGTGTAATGCCACTTCGCATCAGTATGAAGGACTTTCAGTTCAGTAAAAGTCAAAGAAAAATTTTAGCTAAGAACAAGGAATTTAGCGTTGAGATCAAAGACCTTGAAGTGGATGCCGAAAAAGTAGCACTGTTCGAAAGACACAAAAGAAAATTCAAGGAAAATATCCCTCAAAGCATTTATGATTTCCTTTCTTACAAATCTCCGGCATACTGCCCACTCTTAACCAAGGAAGTAAGCGTTTATGATGGCAGAAAGCTGATTGCCTGTAGCTTTATGGATGAAACAGTAAATACTTGCTCAAGCATTTACGGAATGTTTGACCTTGACTACGGAAAGTATAGTCTTGGGTTACTTACAATGTTATTGGAGCTTGAGTTTGCCATCGCTAACGGAAAGGAATACTATTACCATGGTTACTGTTATAACATTCCTTCTTTTTATGATTACAAAAAGAAGTTCAACAGCCTGTATTATTATGATTGGCATGGGCAATGGCTCCCATTTCCAAAACAGTAA
- a CDS encoding 4Fe-4S dicluster domain-containing protein, producing the protein MTNPRKGANSSYWGGIKEAISTSIEGVKLTLDHFNKAISKERRQPIGTSHEDYFTKYQEGIVTMEYPREKFPVPDVGRYKLHNEIDDCIVCDKCVKVCPVNCIDIEPVKSAEVIGTTSDGTPKRIYAAKFDIDMAKCCFCGLCTTVCPTECLTMTKDYEFSEYDLFKLNYQFSEMTPEEVEEKKRLFEEAQAAKKQAAAKNTEAKPESTGTAKPKFRPSFKPKV; encoded by the coding sequence ATGACGAATCCGAGAAAGGGGGCTAATAGTTCTTATTGGGGAGGGATCAAGGAAGCAATCAGTACTTCAATAGAAGGAGTGAAGCTAACACTTGATCACTTCAACAAGGCTATTAGTAAGGAAAGAAGGCAACCAATTGGCACTTCACACGAAGATTATTTCACGAAATATCAGGAAGGAATTGTGACGATGGAGTATCCTCGTGAGAAGTTTCCTGTACCTGATGTGGGTAGGTACAAGCTTCACAATGAGATTGATGACTGTATTGTCTGTGACAAGTGTGTCAAAGTTTGCCCTGTGAATTGTATTGATATCGAACCTGTGAAGTCCGCTGAAGTAATTGGAACCACTTCTGACGGTACACCGAAACGTATCTATGCAGCCAAGTTTGATATTGACATGGCAAAGTGCTGTTTCTGCGGTTTGTGTACTACGGTTTGCCCAACGGAATGTCTGACGATGACTAAGGATTATGAATTCAGTGAGTACGATCTATTTAAGCTGAATTATCAATTCTCAGAGATGACCCCTGAAGAAGTCGAAGAGAAAAAGCGTCTTTTTGAGGAAGCTCAGGCTGCTAAAAAACAAGCAGCTGCAAAAAATACTGAAGCAAAGCCGGAAAGTACAGGAACTGCAAAGCCTAAATTCAGACCGAGTTTCAAACCGAAAGTATAG
- a CDS encoding Hsp20/alpha crystallin family protein, with the protein MSLIKKEPGMLPTFGRMFEDLFNKDLFDLSENFFTGNKMPAVNVKETERAYELEVAAPGINKDDFKIEVNDNVLTISSEVKSEVNEEDKGQFRRREFSYQSFKRSFTLPQDHVDLENIKASHNNGVLMLNIPKKDPNVPKTVRSIEIS; encoded by the coding sequence ATGTCACTGATTAAAAAAGAACCTGGAATGCTTCCAACATTCGGGAGAATGTTTGAGGACCTATTCAACAAAGACCTGTTTGATTTGAGTGAAAACTTCTTTACAGGTAACAAAATGCCTGCTGTGAATGTAAAAGAAACTGAACGGGCCTATGAATTAGAAGTTGCCGCACCTGGCATCAACAAGGACGACTTTAAGATTGAAGTAAACGACAATGTGTTGACTATATCGAGTGAGGTCAAAAGCGAAGTGAATGAAGAAGATAAAGGTCAATTCAGAAGACGGGAATTCAGTTATCAGTCATTCAAGCGTTCATTTACATTACCACAGGACCATGTAGACCTTGAGAACATAAAAGCAAGTCATAATAATGGCGTACTGATGCTGAACATTCCTAAAAAAGACCCAAATGTACCCAAAACAGTAAGGTCCATTGAGATATCGTAA
- the kdsB gene encoding 3-deoxy-manno-octulosonate cytidylyltransferase has protein sequence MILGIIPARYASTRFPAKPLADIKGKSMIQRCYEQVSKAQSIDKVVVATDHQEIYDHVQSFGGNVVMTSTDHPSGTDRCFEALQLQEETYQYVINIQGDEPFIDPSQIDELAALLQSGETEIATLGIKIKEAEKLFDPNTVKLIKNSEADAIYFSRQAIPFLRDFPQDEWLAQHDFYKHLGMYAYRSDVLEKITQLKPSTLEQLEKLEQLRWLENGYKIKVSITDKESIGIDTPEDLEKAIKKLL, from the coding sequence ATGATTCTAGGAATAATTCCTGCCCGCTATGCCTCCACAAGATTTCCAGCCAAACCTTTGGCAGATATCAAAGGCAAAAGCATGATTCAGCGTTGCTATGAACAAGTAAGTAAGGCTCAATCAATTGACAAGGTAGTTGTGGCTACTGACCATCAAGAGATTTATGATCATGTCCAAAGTTTTGGGGGCAATGTAGTCATGACTTCTACAGATCACCCAAGTGGTACTGATCGTTGCTTTGAAGCTTTGCAGTTGCAAGAAGAGACTTATCAATATGTGATCAATATTCAGGGCGATGAACCTTTTATCGATCCATCTCAGATTGATGAACTGGCAGCATTACTTCAATCAGGTGAAACCGAAATCGCTACATTAGGGATCAAAATCAAAGAGGCTGAAAAGCTTTTTGACCCCAACACAGTCAAGCTGATCAAAAACAGCGAGGCTGATGCGATCTATTTCAGCAGACAGGCAATCCCATTCTTAAGAGACTTCCCTCAGGATGAATGGCTCGCCCAGCATGATTTCTACAAACACTTAGGAATGTATGCTTACCGAAGCGATGTGCTTGAAAAGATCACACAATTAAAACCCTCTACCCTTGAGCAGCTAGAAAAGCTAGAACAGCTACGTTGGTTGGAGAATGGTTATAAGATAAAGGTGAGTATCACAGACAAAGAGAGTATTGGAATAGACACTCCTGAGGATCTTGAGAAGGCTATTAAGAAACTGCTATAA
- a CDS encoding endonuclease/exonuclease/phosphatase family protein, whose product MKKLFKGAFYTFDLLLVGVGAFYFWAKSPNLKEAEYSKVMTYTDAEASKNDSVFTLLTYNIGYLSGMLNNQSVKMEKVLFEDNMRRAKEKLSAVNADIIAFQEIDFNSNRSYKVNQHDELAKHLKMQYGAIAVNWDKKYLPFPYFPVSAHYGRIVSGQSFLSKFPIKEHERIVLEKVESQPFYYKAMYLDRLAEVAKIDINGTEVILINIHTEAFDQTTRINHIEYAQQLFKQYAKSYPVILLGDFNSDPDYENAGIKILLDDPEMGVACPESELNEGQAVTYYPDNEHLDFIFYTKDRIESLEWKVLSDFGDISDHYPVMMKFRFK is encoded by the coding sequence ATGAAAAAACTATTTAAAGGCGCATTTTATACATTTGACTTACTCTTGGTTGGAGTAGGAGCATTTTATTTTTGGGCAAAGTCTCCTAACCTCAAAGAAGCGGAGTACAGTAAAGTTATGACTTATACTGACGCTGAAGCGTCTAAGAATGATTCAGTCTTTACTCTGCTAACCTATAACATTGGGTATTTGTCAGGAATGCTCAATAATCAAAGTGTAAAGATGGAGAAAGTGCTGTTTGAAGATAATATGAGGAGGGCTAAAGAAAAGCTTTCGGCTGTCAATGCAGATATTATAGCTTTTCAGGAGATTGATTTCAACAGCAATCGTTCTTATAAAGTCAATCAGCATGATGAGCTGGCAAAGCACCTTAAAATGCAGTATGGAGCAATTGCAGTCAATTGGGATAAAAAGTATTTGCCATTTCCATATTTTCCTGTTTCAGCTCATTATGGAAGAATTGTTTCCGGACAATCGTTCTTGAGTAAGTTCCCGATTAAGGAGCACGAAAGAATTGTATTGGAAAAAGTGGAAAGCCAGCCATTCTATTATAAAGCCATGTACCTCGATCGGTTAGCTGAAGTTGCCAAAATTGATATTAATGGCACTGAGGTCATATTGATCAATATACATACTGAGGCTTTTGACCAGACAACCAGAATCAACCACATCGAATATGCACAGCAATTATTTAAACAGTATGCTAAGAGTTATCCTGTAATTTTGCTGGGAGATTTCAACAGTGATCCTGACTATGAGAATGCAGGAATTAAGATCTTGCTGGATGATCCTGAGATGGGAGTGGCGTGTCCTGAGTCAGAATTAAATGAAGGACAAGCTGTAACTTATTATCCTGATAATGAGCATCTGGATTTTATATTTTACACCAAGGATAGAATTGAAAGTCTGGAATGGAAAGTGCTAAGTGACTTTGGAGATATTTCAGATCATTATCCTGTTATGATGAAATTCAGGTTTAAATAA